atgatggatccatgttctcattctgtttacaccaaattctgactctatcatctgaatgtctcaacagaaatcgagactcatcagaccaggcaacattcttctagtcttcaactgtccaattttggtgagcttgtgcaaattgtagcctctttttcctatttgtagtggagatgagtggtacccggtggggtcttctgctgttgtagcccatccgcctcaaggctgtgcgtgatgtggtttcacaaatgctttgctgcatacctcggttgtaacgagtggttatttcagtcaaagttgctcttctatcagcttgaatcagtcggcccattctctcctctgacctctagcatcaacaaggcattttcgcccacaggactgccgcatactggatgtttttcccttttcacaccattctttgtaaaccctagaaatagttgtgcgtgaaaatcccagtaactgagcagattgtgaaatactcagaccggcccgtctggcaccaacaacaataCCTGAcactctcaaaattgcttaaatcacctttctttcccattctgacattcagtttggagttcaggagattgtcttgaccaggaccacacccctaaatgcattgaagcaactgccatgtgattggttgattagataattgcattaatgagaattgaacaggtgttcctaataatcctttaggtgagtgtatatatatatatatgttctgAGGGCAGAAAGAAACGTGATTGGTACAGGCGAACATCCAATCGAAATGGAGAGGAGGCGGTgctcatgaacatttcaaattacATCAAGAAGCGTGCAAATGTTTGCctgctatgttataataaagtACATGATAAATGACTTGATTACACTAACATTCAGTGGTGAAATTTTGGTAGAGATAACATTCTCTTGGTTATTTGATCCAGCTTGAAATGTTCATGAGCACCGCCTCCTCTCAATTTTAATTGGGAGTTTTGCCTGAACCATTCGATTTCTTTCTGCTCTCAGaacatgtttgagtaagtaaaacaGTTTAGCACAAGGTGCTGGTTGGGGTTAAGATCTAGGAGGGAGTGATCTATGCTGAATGGGCGTAAACAAAGACGAGTGATCTGACAAGTGAGCTTggctttttttctcagaactaggtagagcagattatcaacttttaaagcagcatCTCTCATAACTTTATCAAAATATAGTGTATTATGTACCATTGCAAAGCTCAGAGtctggacctttataaaatgtaataaaaggcCAAACTCCAATTTTGTAATAAGACCCCGTTCCTGAATTGTCACATGTATTGTGTGCGTGTTCTCACTTGGGCAGGTAGACCTCCACCTTCTGCCTCTTGACATtgttggcccactcctccagaAGAGGGGCCTTGATGATGGGCTCCAGGGCTGCCAGGGGGACCTCCTGCCTGGGCAACACTATCAGCATGCTCATATCCTCACCCTCGTAGGGCATCTCTAACACCTGGTACACACCACCAGCCTCGGACGATCCGTCACTGAACTCCCCTGAGACAGACAAGACAAGTCGATCCATGTCACAGACAAACTTACTTTATACCTTATGTTTTTAAGGCTTTGGTGCTTATTTCAAGAATATGCAGTTAACATGCATAATTCTTAATACGTAACTCTAAacacttttaaaacattttaagttggATTTGACCAATATGTTAGTATATCAGTCAAATCCAGACATATTAATGTTATCTGAAAATTGCTTCTCAAAGAAGACGAGCTATGTTGATACAATTTATTTAGGGTAGATAGGATGGATAAAGATGGTGATATTGTCCTTTTCACAAAATAATCACCTCTCACACCTCTTACTATGTAATTTGACTTGGTAGCCTTAAAGcaattcatatttgggtgaaattatGCATACCTTTAATTGTTCTTGAAAACATACGGACAATTATTTCACAACAAGCCAAAACCTTAAATAAGCATTATTAGCATAGTCCAAATTAGGTTTCCACTTGCTATGCAGCCTTTGTTGCTCGGGACTCACAGTTTCAGCTCATGAACAATGTTAACAATgataattccaggctgggacattggtgcactttaaaaaaaatcacacaacCGTTCGGTAAACCTATGgaatttatttttaactttCATGTGCAGCAAGGCATTCTCCAGCCTTCTACCTTGCTTGAGCTCACAGGTGCCCAAGctgccacaaggagttgctagagcacAACAAGGCAATCCTGTTGATTAATAACACCACCAAACCTGGATagtgctggccaattgcactGCCCTTGGCTGGATGCCCTTTTGGGACCTTGTGCCCGATTTAAACCCTGGTCTTGCAATGATGCAGGTAACTGGAGGCACTGGCTTACCCACTGTGCCATTTAATCTCGGCTAATGaagattttctctctctctattccacTGATTTCAGCTACTCCACTTGAATGTAGAGGGGCATTTGCATGAAGTAACAGCTTCACCGGGAGAGTAGGAATCAGTAGATGGATTCAGCTAAGAGCATATTGTAGATTCATACATTATCATGCTGCATATAATTTCACTGAAGTGCCTTGGTAGTACAAGTACAGCTCAAAGAGATGAACTATTAAAGTACTAGTTCCTCCCAAAATGTACTTAAATTTGACTGGTTAGTAACCACTACTGTGGACACCAATAGCTTCAGAATGTTTCTCCTGATTAACTGTAAACCTATCCTTGATTCTGAAATCCATAAAACATACTAACCCCATTATCCAAACACAaccttttgaaaagaaaaagctgGTTTATGCTATTTGTAAGGTCATTCAATGAATTCTGGCTTAATGCAATACAAGAACACACTGTCCCTACCGTAGTAGAACTCTCCTTGCTGGTACATCATGAGGGTTTGGACCTCACTCCCATCATCTTTGCTGAAGGAGAAGGTTCTGGTGTTTTCAGGTCTGAACTGGTTCTTCCAGCTGCCGCGGAAATACACTGCATTGACCAGGGTCAACCGGGTGACACTGCTGAAGTCATCAGCTGACAACAGGTCACGAATCTTACCTAAAGACAGAGTGCCAGAGTGATTCCTGTTGGATGAACCTGTGATGTTATGATTTGAATGTACCAAAATAGTAGGGCTGGGAATTGCCAGGTACCTCACAACACAATATGTTTTGCAATTGTTGTCAATTGAAGGTATTGTGATTTGatactatatatacactcacctaaaggattattaggaacacctgttcaatatctcattaatgcaattatctaatcaaccaatcacatggcagttgcttcaatgcatttaggggtgtgatcctggtcaaaacaatctcctgaactccaaactgaatgtcagaatgggaaagaaaggtgatttaagcaattatgagcgtggcatgattgttgggtaccactcatctccactacaaataggaacgAGCTCaccaatttgcacgagctcaccaaaattggacagttgaagactggaagaatgttgcctggtcggATAAGTCTCGAtttatgttgagacattcagatggtagagtcagaatctggcgtaaacagaatgagaacatggatccatcatgccttgttaccactgtgcaggctggtggtggtggtgtaatggtgtgggggatgttttcttggcacactttaggccccttagtaacaattgggcattgtttaaatgccacggcctacctgagcattgtttctgaccatgtccatccctttatgagcaccatgtacccatcctctgatggctacttccagcaggataatgcaccatgtcacaaagcttgattcatttcaaattggtttcttgaacatgacaatgagttcactgtacggaaatggcccccacagtcaccagatctcaaccaaattgagcatctttgggatgtggtggaacgggagctttgtgcatcccacaaatctccatcaactgcaagatgctatcctatcaatatgggccaacatttctaaagaatgctttcagcaccttgttgaatcaatgccacgtagaattaaggcagttctgaaggcgaaagggggtcaaacacagtattagcatggtgtttctaataatcctttaggtgagtgtatatacatatacacatgcacatacacatatatacacatcaattccaaaaaagttgggacactgtacaaattgtgattaaaaaaggaatggaataatttacaaatctcataaacttatatttaattcacaatagaatatagataacatattgaatgttgaaagtgagagccctggatgtgcatcccacaaatctccatcaactgcaagatgctatcctatcaatatgggccaacatttctgaagaatgctttcagcaccttgttgaatcaatgccacgtagaattatgtatgtatgtatgtatgtatgtatgtatgtatgtatgtatgtatgtatgtatgtatgtatgtatgtgtgtatgtgtgtgtgtgtgtgtgtgtgtgtgtgtgtgtgtgtgtgtgtgtgtgtatgtatgtatgtatgtatgtgtatatatatatatatatatatatatatatatatatatatatatatatatatatacatacattaacAAAATCTAAACCTTCAAGTAAGGTAAAATTTTTCAAAGGAAAACTTCTTACTATAATATTTGTTCAGTGAGGAAGTCTAACTTAGTGACTCTCCTGGTTAGTAACACCCCTCCGCCTACTTAGTGGTGTGAATAAGAAAACAAGTCAGTATCTGATGGTTTCCTTTAAATAAAGTTGATCAGACTGTTGACTGTGGCTTGAGGAATGTTGTGCCACTCCACTTCAATGGCTATGGGACATTTCTGGATATTAGCAGGAACTGAAAAACATCTCAAACATGCTCCCTGGATGACATGTCTGGTAAGTATCCAGGCCATGGAAGAACTGGGACATTTTCAGCTtacaggaattgtgtacagatcctacAGAGCCTCATTATCTTATCATGGTATCTCTGTCCATTCACGTGGCTACatgtggtctgtggttgtgactGCCAGTTAGTCTGCCACATTCTTTACAATGATACGTGAACCTTTCCTGGCAACTGCACTGGTGGAATCATCATGCCAAATGCTCCCTTCAAAGGTGAGACAGCTGTACCAATGGATTGAGTGACAAAATTGCATTTTTCACTGCATAGTAGAGTGGCATGTTATTGTACCCAGCACAAGATTCAACTGTGTAATGATCATGATGTTTCTTGATATGTcacacctgtcaggtggatAGATTATCTTGGAAAAGGAGAAAGAAGCTCACTATGCACATTATGTGAAAGAAATATGCTTTTTCCGATTTCTGGATCTTCTATTTCAGCTTATAAAACATGGGACCAACACTTaaactgtatatactgtataaatactgtatactgtataaatactgtattttgttcatatttttgttcaatataCATCCACTACATTAACATTACAAGACCTTCTATGAATCCACTGGCTAACCTTCCGTGTGGTTTTCCACCCAGCCGTTGATCTGCTCTGCCACGGCAGCAGATTCACTGAAGTCCACCGTCTCCACCTCGGCCCGGAATAACTTCCTCATCAGCCGCAGGAACGTCGGGTTGAAGGTCACTCCGCTCTGCAGGAAGAGGGAGTTGGCCAATCGGATGATGTAGCGGGCGTCGTCTTCATACAGAGCCCCCGTCAGGTTCTGGAGCATTGAGAACTCAACATCTGGGAGACAGATAGACGTACAGTCATCTTCCTGACTGTGAGGTGGTTGTGCAGGTGTGTCAGTCTATATATCAAAATTAAGCAGGTTGCACCCTGCTCCCAACAGATCAATTGTGTCTACCTTTAGGTAGGTGGCTGAAGCCTAAAGCCTGGCGTATCTCTGTGAGGGAGGCCCCGCGGGCCCCTAGCTCCACCATGCCCAGGGCCAGAGCCACGCTCAGGGGGGAGAAGATGATGTTCTCATCCCCCCCCTGCATGTGGTGGTACAGTCTGACTGAGAACTCTGCCGTGGGGTCTTCTGGAATATCAGCCGCACGGTACCCAGGGCCCAGCAGCAGGATGGACAGGAGGCCGAGAATCAACATGGGAAGGCTGAGATCTGAAGacagagggggggtggggggagcaTGTTAGGGCCTGAAAAACAggaatatataaatattcacAGGGATGgtacagacagagatagagtgacagagacaaagaatgaatgacagagaaagagagtgacagagaaaaaagaaacaaaatgtgagtaaaagaaacagagagaaagagatgcaaggggatggagagagatgagagaaagggagtggAA
The sequence above is a segment of the Esox lucius isolate fEsoLuc1 chromosome 1, fEsoLuc1.pri, whole genome shotgun sequence genome. Coding sequences within it:
- the serpini1 gene encoding neuroserpin isoform X3, giving the protein MLILGLLSILLLGPGYRAADIPEDPTAEFSVRLYHHMQGGDENIIFSPLSVALALGMVELGARGASLTEIRQALGFSHLPKDVEFSMLQNLTGALYEDDARYIIRLANSLFLQSGVTFNPTFLRLMRKLFRAEVETVDFSESAAVAEQINGWVENHTEGKIRDLLSADDFSSVTRLTLVNAVYFRGSWKNQFRPENTRTFSFSKDDGSEVQTLMMYQQGEFYYGEFSDGSSEAGGVYQVLEMPYEGEDMSMLIVLPRQEVPLAALEPIIKAPLLEEWANNVKRQKVEVYLPKFKVEQKIDLRETLQDLGIKKIFTKDADLSAMTGEMADGKDLFIGKAVQKAYLEVTEEGAEGAAGSGMIALTRTLVLYPQVMADHPFFFVIRNRRTGSILFMGRVMMPEVVESSDFDNDSM
- the serpini1 gene encoding neuroserpin isoform X2, whose product is MSPDLIHKQAGELLGKDSSSNLSLPMLILGLLSILLLGPGYRAADIPEDPTAEFSVRLYHHMQGGDENIIFSPLSVALALGMVELGARGASLTEIRQALGFSHLPKDVEFSMLQNLTGALYEDDARYIIRLANSLFLQSGVTFNPTFLRLMRKLFRAEVETVDFSESAAVAEQINGWVENHTEGKIRDLLSADDFSSVTRLTLVNAVYFRGSWKNQFRPENTRTFSFSKDDGSEVQTLMMYQQGEFYYGEFSDGSSEAGGVYQVLEMPYEGEDMSMLIVLPRQEVPLAALEPIIKAPLLEEWANNVKRQKVEVYLPKFKVEQKIDLRETLQDLGIKKIFTKDADLSAMTDGKDLFIGKAVQKAYLEVTEEGAEGAAGSGMIALTRTLVLYPQVMADHPFFFVIRNRRTGSILFMGRVMMPEVVESSDFDNDSM
- the serpini1 gene encoding neuroserpin isoform X1; its protein translation is MSPDLIHKQAGELLGKDSSSNLSLPMLILGLLSILLLGPGYRAADIPEDPTAEFSVRLYHHMQGGDENIIFSPLSVALALGMVELGARGASLTEIRQALGFSHLPKDVEFSMLQNLTGALYEDDARYIIRLANSLFLQSGVTFNPTFLRLMRKLFRAEVETVDFSESAAVAEQINGWVENHTEGKIRDLLSADDFSSVTRLTLVNAVYFRGSWKNQFRPENTRTFSFSKDDGSEVQTLMMYQQGEFYYGEFSDGSSEAGGVYQVLEMPYEGEDMSMLIVLPRQEVPLAALEPIIKAPLLEEWANNVKRQKVEVYLPKFKVEQKIDLRETLQDLGIKKIFTKDADLSAMTGEMADGKDLFIGKAVQKAYLEVTEEGAEGAAGSGMIALTRTLVLYPQVMADHPFFFVIRNRRTGSILFMGRVMMPEVVESSDFDNDSM